The nucleotide sequence TAAAGTATTCTACAATGGAATGGATGCGTTTTTTTGATAATAGAATAAACTATGATATACTTATCACTAAAAGAAAGCGCATACTTAGTGTTGGAGGAAGGAAAGTGAAAAAAATGAAGGAGTCATTTCCTAAAGCAGTAAAAGTGGAAAATATAGCGAATATTTTGAAAGTTACATTTGAAAACGGAGAAGTAAAATACGTGAAATCTCATTGGACAGAAGAGATAACCGATGCCTTGCAATTTGGAAAAAAAGGAAGAGGAAAAAGAAAAAATATTCTCGCACTTTCTCGTAATATGTGGATTGGGACTGAAGTAACGATTGAAGCAGATGGAACAGTATTCATAAATGGAAAAGACAGGTATACGCCAGAAGAGTTGTGGTACAAAGGAAAGAAAAGTATACCAGAATTATAAAAAATAATTAAAAAAAACAGCGCGAAACAAGGAACATATTACTTCCTCGTTTCTTGCTGTTTTCTACTATTTCAGCGCTCTTATGACTCAAATCTAAATGTGGTTGTCACAACCTTATTCTGCACGCAAAGCGATAGCGGCGTCTTTTTTCGCTGCCATTCGTGCAGGAAGATGACCGCCAAGCATCGTCAATATAGTAGAGACGATCACTAGAATAATCGCATGGACAGGATTTAGTTGAGCAACATTTTTTAGATCCGTCATGTTGTATAAGATGCTATTGATAGGGAACGTAGCTAGCCATGCAATAAACACACCTAATATCCCAGAAGAAATACCTAAAATACACGTTTCTGCGTCAAATACGCGAGTGATGTCTTTTTTACGTGCACCTAAAGCTTTTAGTACACCGATTTCTTTTGTCCGTTCAATCACAGATGTATAAGTAATGATACTGATCATGATCATACTTGTTACTAAAGAGATCCCTGCAAAAGCAATAAGGACATAAGTGATAGCATCCATCAATCCGCCAGTCAGTTCAGTCATCGTTCCAGCTAAATCAGTATAAATGATTTTATCTTCATCTGATTTGCCTTTATTGTAATCATCTAGATAATCCAAGATCTTTTCTTTGTCTTCAAAATTGTTCGGATAAATCATGATACTTGAAGGCAAGCTGTCTCCACCTAAATAACTAAGCAATGTTTGTTTGGCATTTTCGTCAACTTTTTCAGTAGTTAAGACATTTACACCACTGTCTCTTTGAGCTTTGACGATTTCTGATTCTTTGTTTTCGTTGACGATTTGAGTCGTTAATTGATCGCTATAAGCGATTCCTGGAGATAAGAGATTCATTGTAGAAGAAGATTTCACGCGTAGGATCCCCGAGATCTTCAATTCATCAGAAGCATTCTGATACATCGCATCATAATCTGTATTAGGGATAAAATTCCCAGTTGGAAGTTTTGTATAGTAAGTATTGTTGTTTACTAATTTGAATGTTGTACCAACGATATCATCAAAATCAAGTTTTTCGTCTTCTTTCACATCAAATCCAAGATTCTTCAATGCGTTGATATTAGTATTATTATTGCCGTCTACGATCAGCACGACATCTGTTGCTGAGGCTGGATAACTTCCGGCAAGTAAAGAATAATTGTCTTTTAAAAAGTTTTCTTTGCTAGTGTCAAGCTGTGTAGGGAAACTTGACACTCCCACACCTGTCATTGCTGACATCGTACTAGATAAAGAAAGAGATTCCGTATCAGGATTTTGATTCGAGAAGCTGACAGGCTGTACTTTGCCATTTACATCACGTAAAAGATTGATTCCTGTAGTACGGGTAAATCCGATATTATTACTTAAGTTAGGATCGATGTCTGTTACGTAATCGACGTATGTTTGATCAATCTTATTCGTGTGCTGTGCTTTATCTTCTTCGCTGACTTTTGCAGTAATCGTTTTGCTGTCTGGATAATCCGCTTTGCTTGCACCCAATCCGGCATCGTCACGAGTCTGGTTAGTCGTTACCTTAGAAATAGTAATCGGAAATTTCGCCATCGTTTCAGCTTGCGTGTTATCGATTTGTTTTTGGAATCCAGAAGAAAGGGACAGAACGATCGCGATTCCGATGATCCCAATACTGGAAGCAAAGGAGGTCAAGAAAGTACGTCCTTTTTTTGTTCGGATATTGTTGAAGGAAAGCTTTAACGCTGTCCAAAAACTCATCTTTGTTCTGCGTAAGTTAAATTGATCATCTTTTGGTCGTTCGATGTGAGGATGGGAATCTGTTAAGATCTTACCATCAGAAAATTCAATGATCCGATCTGCGTATTGATGGGCCAGTTCAGGATTATGTGTGACCATGATCACTAATTTTTCTTTCGATAACTCTTGGATCAATTCCATGATCTGGATACTTGTTTCTGTATCTAACGCTCCGGTTGGTTCATCGCACAAAAGGATATCTGGGTCATTGGCTAGTGCTCGAGCGATGGCCACTCGCTGCATTTGTCCACCAGATAACTGATTTGGCTTTTTATGCATATGATCTGTCAAGCCGACTCGGTGCAATGCATCTTCTGCCCGTTTTCGTTTTTCGTCTTTAGAAACACCACTTAATGTCATCCCAAGTTCAACGTTTTCAATAATGCCTAGATGACCAATCAAGTTGTAACTTTGAAAAATGAAACCGATAGAGTTGTTTCGGTAGGCATCCCAGTCACTGTCCTTAAAGTCTTTAGTAGACTTTCCGTTGATTACCATATCACCGGAATCATAATTATCTAGTCCACCAATCACATTCAGCATAGTCGTTTTACCAGAACCACTAGGACCTAAAATCGCTACGAATTCTTTTTGTCTGAAAGCGACAGACACACCATCCAATGCTTTGGTGGTGGTTTCGCCGACTTTATAATATTTTTTTATATCTTTTAATTGAAGCATAATCACCCTTCTCCCGTATTGAAATATTCGGTATACTAATAAGTATATCAGAACAATGATCGTAGTATACGAAATAAATGTTAACTGAAGATGAACTACAAGAAAAAATCTAGAAATTTTTCAAAAAACAGAGGGAGATCAATGAATCGTATTTTAGTAGTAGAAGATGATCCGCAATTACAGTTGCTTTACCGTTCTGTGTTGGAACGAGCGGGCTTTTCAGTCATCACCGCATTGAATGGAGAGGATGCGCTGAAAAAACTAGAAGCGACACGTATAGAATTAATCATTACAGATATCATGATGCCGAAAATGGATGGCTATGACTTGCTAGACTCATTACGTAGCACCAGATTTGACACACCTGTTCTAATGATTACGGCAAAGGCCGATTTTGAGGATAAGAAACGCGGGTTCAAATTAGGAGCAGATGATTATATGACAAAACCCATCGATGTCAATGAGATGATCCTACGTGTGGAAGCATTGCTTCGACGTTCAAAGATCAATTACAGCAGTAGCTTGATAATCGGACAAACAAAATTAGAGCTAGATGCTTATACAGTGTTACAAGATCAGCATTCGTTGATTCTGCCTCAAAAAGAATTTCTGCTTCTGTATAAATTACTGTCTTATCCCAACAAGATCTTCACTCGCCAACAGTTGATGGATGATATTTGGGGATTAGATACGAATACAGAAGAACGAACGATCGATGTACATATCAAACGTTTAAGGACCCGTTTTGAAAAGACGGAAGATTTTCAAATCATCACAGTACGGGGACTAGGCTATAAGGCGGTTATTTAAAGATGAAAAAAAAGCTATTTTCACAATTATGGATCTATTTTGCTAGTATTGTCTTCATTTCGATCTTAGTGACACTGCTGTGTTTTCTCGGTTTTATTTTCTTATTGTCTCGACATTCTATCTCGCCTGCTGAATCGGCTGGAAAACCAACGTTATACCCGTTATTCGTCTTTGCGGGGTTCAGTATGGTCGTGGGTACAGGAATATCGATTTTTGTTGGGCGGCGTATCCTGCATCCAATCAGTGCGCTAGGGACAAATATGAGTCTGGTAGCAACGGGAGATTTTTCGATTCGAATGGATGAACAGCAGAAAGTAGCAGAAGTACAGCAACTGTATAAAGATTTCAACGTTATGGTCCAAGAACTCAATAGTATCGAGACACTGAGGAATGACTTTGTGTCCAGTGTATCCCATGAATTCAAAACACCACTAGCAACAATCCAAGGATATGTTCAATTGTTACAAGCCCCAAATCTCTCTGACGAAGAACGCCAAATATTTTTATATCGGATTATCGAAAGTATCACGCAGCTTTCACAATTAACAGAGAACATCTTAAAATTGAACAAACTGGAAAACCAGCGTATCCAACTGGAAAAGAAAGAGTATCGATTAGATGAACAAATCAGAGAAGTAATCGTTTTTTTGCAGCCTAAATGGGAGAAAGAACAGCTAGAATTGGATATCGAACTTGCTGCAGTAAATTACACAGGCAATGAAGAGTTTTTGTACCAAGTGTGGCTGAATATCATGGATAACGCCATAAAGTACAATCAAATCAATGGACAGATTCATATCAAACTATTTGAGACAGCCACAGAGATTGTACTGGAAGTGACCGATTCAGGTGTAGGAATGAATGAAGAGACCAGAGATCGAATGTTTGAAAAATTTTATCAAGGAGATACAAGTCGTCAAATTTCTGGGAATGGGCTAGGACTTTCACTGGTTAAAAAAATTCTAGAACTGCATGATGGACGTATTGATTATAGCAGTATCGAAGGAGTAGGAACGACAGCAATGATACGGTTAAGTAAACAATAGGAAAAAGAATAAAACCCCTAAAAATTCTATTGAAGGTTTTTAGGGGTTTTTAGTCGTTTTTTTGTGATTAGGGAAATGTTCTTACGGTTCTTTTGGCATAAAAATCGCTGCTTTCTTATTGAACTACGAGAAATGTTAGAGGTGTCATTGAAACAAGGACATGATGCAAGAAAGAGAGCGAAAGTCATGCGTCGCTCTCTTTTTTTGGGTGGATAGATGGACAGAAAATGTAGGGCTTAGTTTTCTTCTTGATTTAAATACTCCCAAAATGTATCTGAAGCCAAAGAATGCTCACCGACTTTACGAGTAAATGCAAGATAACTCTCTGTTGTTGGAGAAATAGGGAGAATCACAGTATTTTCTTTTAATAGATTCTTGACTGTTTTTTCCATAACAATAGCAATCCCCATGTCATTTGCAATCATATTGATGATCAAGTCGATTCTTGCTCCTTTATAAGAGATTTTTGGTTCAAATCCAGCTTCGCGACACAGATCTAGTACAGGTTGATACAAGTTCGTAGTGGGGCCAAGGAGCAAAAAGTTCTCCTTTTTCAGTTCGCTTAGATCCAATTTCTTTTTACTAGCTAAAGGATGATTTTTAGGTAGAACTGCTACAAAATCGTCTGTTTCAGTAGGCAACCACTCAATCGAACTTGGTGGGGCCTGGAAACTTCTAGCAAAGTGGATCGTGTCACTATGTTCATTGGCGTCATTGTAAGTTAATTCGACACTTTCCACTTCTTTCAACTGGACTGTAAATTCAGGATGGCGTTTCAAAAACTCGGTGATTTTGGAAAAACCTTTATAATTGATCATTGTCGGTATCGTTAAGATATTTAATGAAAGATTGTTGTCTTTCGTATAGGTTTCAAGCACTTCTTGCATAGCATGGTATTGTTCTACGACATTTTTTACATATGGGAGCAATAAGCTTCCAGCTTCGGTCAATTCGATTTTTCTATGGGCGCGTTCGAATAATTTGACGTCTAATTCTGTTTCTAACGAAAGAATCTGTTTAGAAATATTTCCTTGGGTGGTGAATTGTCGATCAGCAGTTTTGGTGAAATTCATTGTTTCGGCTAAATCAAGAAAAACTTCGAATTTATGGATATCCATCATATTCCTCCTACTTATTCCAATAAAGAATACTTTAACACAAAAAATGAATTGGTGTAATCTTCTCTGTCTGTTACAATCTTTCTTGCAGCGAAAGCAATAATTACAGAAATTTTTCTGATTTTTTTCGCTTCGTAGAAAAAGAGAGGAGTTTTTTGATGCCAACTGGAGTTTTGATCAATGTAGGTTCCGTTTTGCTTGGCGGACTAATTGGCGGATTAGTAGGAAATAAATTAAGTGAACATTTTAAAGCACAGCTGACGATGGTTTTTGGTGTGTGTTCGATGGGGATGGGAATCTATTCCATTGCGCCGATGAAAAATATGCCGGCTGTTATTTTTGCTTTAGTGATAGGAACAGCGATTGGTCTGATTGTTCATTTAGGTAATGGGATAAATAAGGGGGCTGCGCTGATGCAAGTACCTATTTCTAAAATCTTCCCTAGTGAAAAGCTTGGTATGACCCACGATGAATTTATCAGCACATTAGTGACGGTCATTGTTCTATTTTGTGCAAGTGGTACGGGGATCTATGGAAGTTTAGATTCTGGGATGACAGGAGACAGTACGATTTTGATTTCTAAATCTGTCCTTGATTTTTTCACAGCAGCTATTTTTGCGTGTAATTTAGGGTATGTCGTTTCTGTGATAGCAATTCCCCAATTCATTATTTTTTATATTTTGTTCTTATTGGCAAAATTTATTTATCCATTGACTACACCAGACATGATCTTAGATTTTAAAGCTTGCGGCGGATTCTTGATGGTCGCTACCGGTTTTAGAATGATCAACGTGAAAATGTTCCCAGTAGCTGACATGATACCTGCAATGATCGTTATCATGCCACTGAGCTGGATGTGGACAAATTGGATTATGCCACTGTTATAATAAAAATCAAAGAGAAGCCATTTTTTGCTGACTAAAAAGGATCAAATCTTTTAGTCAGTTTTTTTGTATTTGACAAACTGATTTTGAAACTATATTATATGTTGTATAATATAGATTGAAATAAAATATTACACTTGAGAATAGAAGGTGACGTAATGCACATCCAGATTCCAACTGTTCTTCTTGATGGTACTGTGCTAGCAGCATTAAGCAAGGAAGATATGTATGGGTATGCCTTAACAAAAATCGTACAAGAAAGTCTCTCTGTCAGTGAATCTACACTATATCCGGTTTTGAGAAGATTGAAAAAAGAAGGATATCTTGAGACCTATGATGAACCTTTTGAAGGCAGAAACCGTCGATATTACTCGTTGACACCAATGGGAAGTCGTCATTTAGAAGAAATTATTGATGAATGGATTGTTTTTCGAGATTCTTTAGACCGGTTATTGGAGGAGAGCACAAATGAATGAATATTTGAATGAAGTTGTGGATCATCTTCAAGAAATTCCTGAAGACGATCGTTTTGATTTGATCCAGTATTATGAGGAATATTTTTTAGATTCTGGAAAAACATTAGATCAGATCATTGATGAATATGGTACACCAAAGCAGTTTGCCTTAAAATTAAAAATCAGTTACTTTTCAGAAGAAGAACAAGCAGAAAACGAGTTAGTGAAAAATCCAAAAAGACAAATTCGCCTGATTTGGTTAATCATTATCGGTTTATTTGCTTCTCCTGTCCTCATTCCACTAGCACTGGGGTTTATATTGGTTATTGGGGGACTATTGGTTGCTTTACTAGCGCTCATTTTTAGTATCTATGTTTTATGTATCAGTATCTTAGGTGTTGGCCTATTCATGATCATCTCAGGAATCAGTGTGTTTGGACAATCGATTCTGAGTGGATTATTCTTTATCGGTGTCGGTCTGTTCGCCACAGGAAGCGCAGTATTTATTTCGCCACTGTTGCTGAAAGGAACAAAAGGGCTTTTTTATGTCATGATGAACTTTGTTAAATGGATGGGACGACGTTTTATTACAAAAAGAGATCTGCATTCAGCGGGCGTTTGAAGGAGGACACATAAATTGAGATTGAAACATTTTTTGATTACCGGTATTGGTCTGATGCTTACTGGTGGCCTCCTAGCAGGTGCAACTTATACATTAGGCGCTCAAAAGAGTCTGACTTGGGATAATGGTCCTCGGTTGATCGATATGGTTACTGAGACAAAAAAAATCAAGGATGCAAACAAAATCGTCATCCATGCAGAAAATCAAACAGTTTCGGTCATACGCGGATTGGATTTTGAGATAAAAACGACTTATGATAAGACAGAAAAGCCAGAAATAAAGGAGAAAAATGGCGTGTTGACTGTGAATGCAGTCAAAAAATCAACAGGTGCAATCATTAGTTTAGAAGACACAAGTGCACAAATCACTATTGTTGTCCCTGCAGATCATGAATTATCTGAATTGACAATCGAAGGGAATAATAGTGCAATTGATATCAACGAAGTATCAATCAAAAAAGTGAATACTAAGACACATGATGGCTGGGTATCGTTCAATGAATTTACAGGAGGAACAATAACTGCGAAAGATGAATTAGGCTCACTTCGATTAGATGAGGCCAATGTGGATAACTTGATCGTCACAGGTGAAAACAGCAACTTCCATCTAGAAGACAGTTTGATCAGCAAAGAAGGAAAAGTCATCCTAAACGGTGGCAATTTATCTTTGCATGAGATGGAAAACAGTGGCTATACTATCCAAACGTCTGGTGAATCTTATATTGAAAAAGACTACCAGCCAATAACAAATACTTTGTTAGAACAAGGACAGAAAAAGCTAAAGATCACTGCTAAAGACACATCGATCAATATTACGACGGATCAAGAGGACAATGAAACAGATTGATCCTGTACTCAACTGGATATTTTAAGAAAAAACAGCAAAGATCCTTCCAATCTTTGCTGTTTTTCATCGCTTAACGCACATAACTATAGTAAAATAAGAAAGAAAATATCTAAAAAGAAAACAGGGTGAAAGAGTATATGAAGGTAGAAGAAGGTCAAAGAGAAAAGTTAAAAACAGAAATGGAAAGATTACATACTTATATCACTCAACTAAGCCAAACCTTCTATGATCCAGACAAAGAAAAAGTGATGGTTAATTACCCGAACAATTCAGAAGGTCGCCAATTAGAGCAAGTGTACCATGAAGTTTTCAAACATTTATTGACGGTGAAGAAAGAGCTGGATTATTATTCTTTACCGATTATCGATACAGGAATATTGAAGTATGATGGGAAGAAGGAACGATTTATCTTTAAATCTGTTCGGGAAGATTTGCCTCTTTCAGCAGGGATGGATCTAGAGGTCTTGGTAGAAGACTATTTTACAGAAGAAAAGCACTGGGTTCGAACAAAATTGGATTATTTACCGCAGGCAGCCGGAGGGACACAGGCAAGCGGTTGGTACATCACTGAAGACAAAGAGTTAGAACTAGAAGGTGTAATGGCGCGTATTCGAAAAAAAAATTAAAAAAGTAACATTAGATATTTATTGAAGGATAAAGGAGCGCAGGAAGTAGCATGAGAGAAAAAAGAGCATTTTATATCAATGGTTATGCAGGGATTGTCGGATTGGTCGTATTAGCTTTAGTTGGATTGTTTTTCTTCTATTTAGGTATGTGGCAAGCGAAAGTTTGGGCACTTTTTTTAAGTATTTTTCTTTGGTTGATCACGTTATTGTTGTTAAGTTCGGCAACTGTAGTCAGTCCTAATCAAGCAAAAGTAATTTTGTTTTTTGGACAATATTTAGGTACGATTCGAGAAAATGGCTTTTTCCTTACGATACCTTTGGCACAAAAAATGACTGTTTCGTTGAAAGTTCGGAATTTCAATAGTTCTGTTTTAAAAGTCAATGATTTGGATGGAAACCCCATCGAAATCTCAGCAGTAGTAGTCTTTAAAGTCGTTGATACAGCAAAGGCATTATTCGATGTAGCGTATTATCAAGATTTTGTAGAAATCCAAAGTGAGACAGCCATTCGGCATATCGCTAGCCAATACCCGTATGATACATTCAATGAGAATGATTTGACGCTTCGAGGAAACACGACGGCAGTGTCTGACGAGTTGCAAAAAGAGCTGCAAGAGCGTTTAGCAGTAGCAGGTGTCGAAGTAATCGAAACACGCTTGAACCATTTAGCCTATGCAACAGAAATCGCTAGTGCCATGCTCCAACGTCAACAAGCAAAAGCCATTTTGTCTGCTCGACAAACCATTGTTGAAGGAGCTGTCACAATCACTCAAATGGCCTTAGAGCAAATCGAAGATGGACAAGAAATCAATTTCACCGATGATCGGAAAGTCCAATTGATCAATAATTTACTTGTCTCAATCATTACAGACAAAGGAACGCAACCTGTTATCAATACAGGCGACATGAAAGACCGTAAGTGACATACTTTTTGTAAGATAGGAAGAAGGAGTTTAGGACGGATTATTGTCTTGAACTCTTTTTTTAGTTGTTTTAAAGAAAATGACAAAATTGAAAGAAGAATGATAGTTGATTCGAAGGCAGAATTGTTCGCTTTTTTCTATAATCAGTATATAAAGTAAGAGAGAAGGGGAAAAAGTGAAAAAACTTCTGATCGGTCTACTTGTTTTCATCGTTGTGGTACTTGCAGGGGTGAAAATCGCAGATTACGTAGTTATGGGTGGAGAAGAATACTATGTACAAATTACGACAGATGGTACAAAAACAGTTTCAAAATCAGACTCTGGACAAGAAACAGTCAACTATAGATATATCCTGCCTGGCTATACGAAAGAGGGTAAGGAAAAAGAACTGGACTTCAAGGGACAATTGACTCGACCGCTTCGTAAAGGAGCATATTTAAAAATCACCTGGAACAAAAATAAAGGTGTCACTTCGTATGAAGAAGTCGAAAAAAAAGACGTGCCGAAAACAGCACTGGAAAAACTAATTAAAGGGTAGGGAAAGAAATGAACAAAATAGTCGAAGTACAGAATGTAACAAAAGTATACGGAAAAAACAATGAGAAAAAGACGCAAGCATTAAGCGGCATCAGCTTCGATGTAGAAAAAGGCGAATTTATTGGGATCATGGGCGCTTCTGGTTCTGGTAAGTCGACACTTTTGAATATTTTATCCACATTAGATAAACCAACAGATGGGCATATCCGAATCAATCAAAAAGATGTGACCACATTAAAAGGAAATCAACTAGCAGATTTTCGTGCGAATGAGATTGGCTTTATTTTCCAAGATTTCAATTTATTAGAAAGCTTGACAGCACAAGAAAATATCGCTGTTCCTCTTTCTTTACAAGGCGTCAGACCAAAAGAAATCAAGCAACGTGTCCAAAAAATTGCAGAACGTTTATCCATCTCTCATATTTTGGAAAGCTATCCTTCTGAGATTTCCGGTGGACAAAAACAACGGGTCGCCGCCGCACGTGCATTGATCACACAACCAACGATTCTATTAGGGGATGAGCCTACAGGTGCGCTGGATTCCAAAAGTGCCCGGGATCTTTTAGATACGATGGACGAATTGAATACAAAAGATCATGTATCGATTCTTCTTGTGACGCATGATCCGTTTTCTGCAAGTTATTGCCAACGTATTTTATTCATCAAGGATGGCGGTATCCATCAAGAAGTGAAACGTGGAGATCAAAGCCGTGATTCCTTCTATCGAGAAATACTATCTATTCTTGGAAACTTGGAACAGTAGGGAGAGATTGACTATGCTTTGGAAATTATCACTTACTGGGATCAAGAGCCGTTTAAGAGACTACTTGGTGTTATTCTCAGGATTAGTTATGGCATCTGCTATTTTTTACATGTTTGAATCAATGGCAAGCAACGAAGCTTTTTTGAAAAGTAATACGATCGTTGCGGCTACAGTTATCATTTTCCGATTCGGTTCTGTTTTACTAGGGATCATCACATTCGTTTATATTTTATATGCAAATTCCTTTTTGATGACGATGCGGCAAAAAGACTATGCAATGTTTATGATGCTGGGAGCAAAAGGCAGAAAAATCGCACAGATGATTTTTTCTGAAACATTCTTAGTAGGGATCGCAGCTACTTTAGTGGGTTCAGCTGTCGGTGTAGGATTGACAAGTATCGTCCACCGATTATTAGTGGATCAGTTAGATCTCAATATTTCGCATTTTACACCTTTTAGTATTCACGGGTTGTTGATCACTGTTTTGTTTTTTGCTGTTTTGTTTTTATTAGCTGCTGTTGTCAATGCTTTTTCGATTGTCAAAAAACCGATTTTAGCATTGATTCGTGCGGATCAGACACCAACAAGAATCAAGCAGCATAAATTCTTGTTTTTCCTTGAAGTAGTACTGGGAATTGCTTTTCTAGGCTGCGGTTACTATATGATGAAACACGTGGGGACCTATCAAGTCTTTGGTATAGGGGTAGCCTTAGTTACGATCGTATTAGGAACTTATTTCATTTTCCATTCTGTGATCATTTTCTTTTTATCATTACTAAAGAAATCAGAACAGATTTCATTGAAAAAATTGAACAATTTCACATTGTCACAGTTAAACTTTCGTATTCGTGAATATACACAAATGCTCTCAATGGTCGCTATGCTGTTTGCCTTGGCACTGGGCGCTTTGACGGTAGGATTAGGTTTTAAAAATGAAATTGCAGACTTGACAGAAAACAATTCTGGATATGATCTAGTGATGAATAATCCTCGGGCAGAAGATCAGCAAAAAATCAAAGAACTTTCACCAACACTTTCTGCTTCTTATACTCAAAAAGAAGATGCGGGAACGATTTACTATAATGCAAGTGAATTTGCGGCTCAACCATTGATCATGATAAAACATGAAGATGGAACACCGCCGAAGATCACGAAAGAAAAAGTTCCTGCTAAAAAAATGAATGAACTGACTGTACAAGAGGAACTTCGAAGCTATGAAT is from Enterococcus faecium and encodes:
- a CDS encoding ATP-binding cassette domain-containing protein, whose amino-acid sequence is MLQLKDIKKYYKVGETTTKALDGVSVAFRQKEFVAILGPSGSGKTTMLNVIGGLDNYDSGDMVINGKSTKDFKDSDWDAYRNNSIGFIFQSYNLIGHLGIIENVELGMTLSGVSKDEKRKRAEDALHRVGLTDHMHKKPNQLSGGQMQRVAIARALANDPDILLCDEPTGALDTETSIQIMELIQELSKEKLVIMVTHNPELAHQYADRIIEFSDGKILTDSHPHIERPKDDQFNLRRTKMSFWTALKLSFNNIRTKKGRTFLTSFASSIGIIGIAIVLSLSSGFQKQIDNTQAETMAKFPITISKVTTNQTRDDAGLGASKADYPDSKTITAKVSEEDKAQHTNKIDQTYVDYVTDIDPNLSNNIGFTRTTGINLLRDVNGKVQPVSFSNQNPDTESLSLSSTMSAMTGVGVSSFPTQLDTSKENFLKDNYSLLAGSYPASATDVVLIVDGNNNTNINALKNLGFDVKEDEKLDFDDIVGTTFKLVNNNTYYTKLPTGNFIPNTDYDAMYQNASDELKISGILRVKSSSTMNLLSPGIAYSDQLTTQIVNENKESEIVKAQRDSGVNVLTTEKVDENAKQTLLSYLGGDSLPSSIMIYPNNFEDKEKILDYLDDYNKGKSDEDKIIYTDLAGTMTELTGGLMDAITYVLIAFAGISLVTSMIMISIITYTSVIERTKEIGVLKALGARKKDITRVFDAETCILGISSGILGVFIAWLATFPINSILYNMTDLKNVAQLNPVHAIILVIVSTILTMLGGHLPARMAAKKDAAIALRAE
- a CDS encoding response regulator transcription factor, which translates into the protein MNRILVVEDDPQLQLLYRSVLERAGFSVITALNGEDALKKLEATRIELIITDIMMPKMDGYDLLDSLRSTRFDTPVLMITAKADFEDKKRGFKLGADDYMTKPIDVNEMILRVEALLRRSKINYSSSLIIGQTKLELDAYTVLQDQHSLILPQKEFLLLYKLLSYPNKIFTRQQLMDDIWGLDTNTEERTIDVHIKRLRTRFEKTEDFQIITVRGLGYKAVI
- a CDS encoding HAMP domain-containing sensor histidine kinase, with the protein product MKKKLFSQLWIYFASIVFISILVTLLCFLGFIFLLSRHSISPAESAGKPTLYPLFVFAGFSMVVGTGISIFVGRRILHPISALGTNMSLVATGDFSIRMDEQQKVAEVQQLYKDFNVMVQELNSIETLRNDFVSSVSHEFKTPLATIQGYVQLLQAPNLSDEERQIFLYRIIESITQLSQLTENILKLNKLENQRIQLEKKEYRLDEQIREVIVFLQPKWEKEQLELDIELAAVNYTGNEEFLYQVWLNIMDNAIKYNQINGQIHIKLFETATEIVLEVTDSGVGMNEETRDRMFEKFYQGDTSRQISGNGLGLSLVKKILELHDGRIDYSSIEGVGTTAMIRLSKQ
- a CDS encoding LysR family transcriptional regulator: MDIHKFEVFLDLAETMNFTKTADRQFTTQGNISKQILSLETELDVKLFERAHRKIELTEAGSLLLPYVKNVVEQYHAMQEVLETYTKDNNLSLNILTIPTMINYKGFSKITEFLKRHPEFTVQLKEVESVELTYNDANEHSDTIHFARSFQAPPSSIEWLPTETDDFVAVLPKNHPLASKKKLDLSELKKENFLLLGPTTNLYQPVLDLCREAGFEPKISYKGARIDLIINMIANDMGIAIVMEKTVKNLLKENTVILPISPTTESYLAFTRKVGEHSLASDTFWEYLNQEEN
- a CDS encoding DUF554 domain-containing protein; the encoded protein is MPTGVLINVGSVLLGGLIGGLVGNKLSEHFKAQLTMVFGVCSMGMGIYSIAPMKNMPAVIFALVIGTAIGLIVHLGNGINKGAALMQVPISKIFPSEKLGMTHDEFISTLVTVIVLFCASGTGIYGSLDSGMTGDSTILISKSVLDFFTAAIFACNLGYVVSVIAIPQFIIFYILFLLAKFIYPLTTPDMILDFKACGGFLMVATGFRMINVKMFPVADMIPAMIVIMPLSWMWTNWIMPLL
- a CDS encoding PadR family transcriptional regulator, which gives rise to MHIQIPTVLLDGTVLAALSKEDMYGYALTKIVQESLSVSESTLYPVLRRLKKEGYLETYDEPFEGRNRRYYSLTPMGSRHLEEIIDEWIVFRDSLDRLLEESTNE
- a CDS encoding DUF1700 domain-containing protein, which gives rise to MNEYLNEVVDHLQEIPEDDRFDLIQYYEEYFLDSGKTLDQIIDEYGTPKQFALKLKISYFSEEEQAENELVKNPKRQIRLIWLIIIGLFASPVLIPLALGFILVIGGLLVALLALIFSIYVLCISILGVGLFMIISGISVFGQSILSGLFFIGVGLFATGSAVFISPLLLKGTKGLFYVMMNFVKWMGRRFITKRDLHSAGV
- a CDS encoding DUF4097 family beta strand repeat-containing protein, translated to MLTGGLLAGATYTLGAQKSLTWDNGPRLIDMVTETKKIKDANKIVIHAENQTVSVIRGLDFEIKTTYDKTEKPEIKEKNGVLTVNAVKKSTGAIISLEDTSAQITIVVPADHELSELTIEGNNSAIDINEVSIKKVNTKTHDGWVSFNEFTGGTITAKDELGSLRLDEANVDNLIVTGENSNFHLEDSLISKEGKVILNGGNLSLHEMENSGYTIQTSGESYIEKDYQPITNTLLEQGQKKLKITAKDTSINITTDQEDNETD
- a CDS encoding DUF5348 domain-containing protein, yielding MKVEEGQREKLKTEMERLHTYITQLSQTFYDPDKEKVMVNYPNNSEGRQLEQVYHEVFKHLLTVKKELDYYSLPIIDTGILKYDGKKERFIFKSVREDLPLSAGMDLEVLVEDYFTEEKHWVRTKLDYLPQAAGGTQASGWYITEDKELELEGVMARIRKKN